The Brachionichthys hirsutus isolate HB-005 chromosome 3, CSIRO-AGI_Bhir_v1, whole genome shotgun sequence genome has a window encoding:
- the paqr6 gene encoding membrane progestin receptor delta, which produces MPEGRVFPVWRGVGGGASSSGGWIQGWGRSWRWEPISSGQKAWIPVFDYPVGFILSRGGRARLIEVCQRGRGAIRLPADMLSIKLPQLFDMHQVPKVFREDGIISGYRHPKSSALACVLSSFQMNNETMNIWTHFLPTWYFLWRFCALCSTLNFLTDSYTWPLLAYMLLVCVYPFTSSCAHTFSSMSAAARHICYFFDYGALSLYSLGCAMSYGHYVIPDSWVNGWLHQHFVPIAVGNALFCTSLSCYSRFLELQFPHRSKVLRTGAFILPFIFDTAPLLYRIVVCCGGSCSPSDALSSHCYHLLFAVLTCFLFTAHFPERLAPGRFDYFGHSHQLFHISAVVGTHFQMEGVIADMTSRRAALVAHVAMPSFLGTIGVLIFSLFLNLGIIAVFSAPLLWKSCSGSRQPDTPWDGGGVGSAHPPQND; this is translated from the exons ATGCCGGAGGGTCGCG tgttCCCAGTGTGGCGGGGGgtcgggggcggggccagcagcagcggcggctggATCCAGGGCTGGGGGCGCTCCTGGCGATGGGAGCCAATCAGTTCCGGACAAAAGGCCTGGATCCCGGTGTTCGACTACCCGGTCGGGTTCATCCTCTCCCGCGGGGGACGGGCCAGGCTCATTGAGGTTTgccagagagggaggggcgCCATCCGGCTGCCGGCGGACATGCTCAGCATCAAGCTTCCTCAGCTCTTTGACATGCATCAGGTGCCcaag GTGTTCAGAGAGGACGGCATCATCTCCGGATACCGCCACCCGAAGAGCTCGGCGCTGGCCTGCGTCCTCAGCAGCTTCCAGATGAACAACGAGACCATGAACATCTGGACCCACTTCCTGCCAACGTG GTACTTCCTGTGGCGTTTCTGCGCCCTCTGCTCCACCCTGAACTTCCTGACCGACAGCTACACCTGGCCGCTGCTGGCGTACATGCTGCTCGTCTGCGTTTACCCCTTCACCTCCAGCTGCGCTCACACCTTCAGCAGCATGTCGGCGGCGGCGCGCCACATCTGCTACTTCTTCGACTACGGAGCGCTCAGCCTCTACAGTTTGG GTTGCGCTATGAGCTACGGACACTACGTCATCCCGGACAGCTGGGTGAACGGCTGGCTGCACCAACACTTTGTCCCCATCGCCGTGGGAAACGCTCTGTTCTGCACCAGCCTGTCCTGCTACTCCAG GTTCCTGGAGCTTCAGTTCCCACACAGGAGCAAAGTGTTGAGGACCGGCGCTTTCATCCTGCCCTTTATATTCGACACGGCGCCTCTGCTTTACAGG ATTGTCGTCTGCTGCGGGGGGAGCTGCAGCCCGAGCGACGCCTTGTCCAGCCACTGTTATCACCTCCTCTTCGCCGTCctcacctgtttcctgtttacggCCCACTTCCCGGAGAGGCTGGCCCCCGGGCGCTTCGACTACTTTG GCCACAGCCACCAGCTGTTCCACATCAGCGCCGTGGTGGGGACCCACTTCCAGATGGAAGGCGTGATCGCCGACATGACGTCACGGCGGGCGGCGCTGGTGGCCCACGTCGCGATGCCCTCCTTCCTGGGGACCATCGGGGTGCTGATTTTCAGCCTCttcctcaacctgggcatcatcGCCGTCTTCAGCGCCCCCCTGCTGTGGAAGTCGTGCAGCGGCTCCCGCCAGCCCGACACGCCGTGGGATGGCGGTGGGGTGGGTTCCGCCCACCCGCCACAGAACGACTGA